Proteins encoded together in one Coffea arabica cultivar ET-39 chromosome 2c, Coffea Arabica ET-39 HiFi, whole genome shotgun sequence window:
- the LOC140034928 gene encoding hydroxyacylglutathione hydrolase cytoplasmic-like isoform X2 yields MKILHIPCLEDNYSYLVINEKTKEAAAVDPAEPHKVFRAAQENGVHLKLVLTTHHHWDHAGGNDKIKQIVPGIKVYGGSVDNVRGCTNKVENGDRIPLGDEISILCLHTPCHTQGHISYYVTGKDGEDPAVFTGDTLFIAGCGKFFEGTAEQMYQSLCVTLGSLPNPTRVFCGHEYTEKNFQFAITVEPDNEKIRQKLAWAQQQRRSGLPTIPSTIGEELETNPFMRVDLPDVQRMVGCKSPVEAIREIRQRKDTWKPTA; encoded by the exons ATGAAGATCCTTCACATCCCATGCTTAGAAGATAATTACTCCTACCT gGTAATTAATGAGAAAACGAAAGAGGCAGCAGCAGTGGACCCAGCTGAACCCCATAAAGTTTTCCGAGCTGCCCAGGAGAATGGTGTTCACCTTAAGCTCGTCCTCACTACTCACCACCACTG GGATCATGCTGGCGGAAATGACAAGATAAAGCAGATAGTTCCTGGAATCAAAGTTTATGGTGGTTCGGTTGATAACGTGAGGGGGTGTACCAATAAGGTCGAAAATGGTGACAGAATTCCCCTGGGGGATGAAATCAGTATATTGTGCCTTCACACGCCTTG CCATACACAAGGTCATATAAGTTACTACGTGACTGGTAAAGATGGAGAGGATCCTGCGGTCTTCACTGGGGACACATTG tTCATTGCTGGTTGTGGTAAGTTTTTTGAAGGCACTGCAGAACAGATGTATCAGTCCCTATGTGTGACATTAGGTTCACTACCAAATCCAACTCGAGTTTTCTGTGGACACGAG TATACCGAAAAGAACTTTCAGTTTGCTATAACCGTTGAACCTGATAATGAAAAAATTAGACAAAAGTTAGCATGGGCTCAGCAGCAGAGGAGGTCTGGCCTTCCAACTATTCCATCCACTATTGGGGAGGAACTGGAGACAAATCCATTCATGCGGGTTGATCTTCCTGACGTTCAG AGGATGGTTGGCTGCAAGTCCCCTGTGGAAGCCATTCGAGAGATCAGGCAACGGAAGGATACTTGGAAGCCTACTGCATAA
- the LOC140034928 gene encoding hydroxyacylglutathione hydrolase cytoplasmic-like isoform X1, with translation MKILHIPCLEDNYSYLVINEKTKEAAAVDPAEPHKVFRAAQENGVHLKLVLTTHHHWSAPRLCLGLQMHFDDRDHAGGNDKIKQIVPGIKVYGGSVDNVRGCTNKVENGDRIPLGDEISILCLHTPCHTQGHISYYVTGKDGEDPAVFTGDTLFIAGCGKFFEGTAEQMYQSLCVTLGSLPNPTRVFCGHEYTEKNFQFAITVEPDNEKIRQKLAWAQQQRRSGLPTIPSTIGEELETNPFMRVDLPDVQRMVGCKSPVEAIREIRQRKDTWKPTA, from the exons ATGAAGATCCTTCACATCCCATGCTTAGAAGATAATTACTCCTACCT gGTAATTAATGAGAAAACGAAAGAGGCAGCAGCAGTGGACCCAGCTGAACCCCATAAAGTTTTCCGAGCTGCCCAGGAGAATGGTGTTCACCTTAAGCTCGTCCTCACTACTCACCACCACTGGTCAGCTCCCCGTCTTTGTCTTGGGCTCCAAATGCAT TTTGATGATAGGGATCATGCTGGCGGAAATGACAAGATAAAGCAGATAGTTCCTGGAATCAAAGTTTATGGTGGTTCGGTTGATAACGTGAGGGGGTGTACCAATAAGGTCGAAAATGGTGACAGAATTCCCCTGGGGGATGAAATCAGTATATTGTGCCTTCACACGCCTTG CCATACACAAGGTCATATAAGTTACTACGTGACTGGTAAAGATGGAGAGGATCCTGCGGTCTTCACTGGGGACACATTG tTCATTGCTGGTTGTGGTAAGTTTTTTGAAGGCACTGCAGAACAGATGTATCAGTCCCTATGTGTGACATTAGGTTCACTACCAAATCCAACTCGAGTTTTCTGTGGACACGAG TATACCGAAAAGAACTTTCAGTTTGCTATAACCGTTGAACCTGATAATGAAAAAATTAGACAAAAGTTAGCATGGGCTCAGCAGCAGAGGAGGTCTGGCCTTCCAACTATTCCATCCACTATTGGGGAGGAACTGGAGACAAATCCATTCATGCGGGTTGATCTTCCTGACGTTCAG AGGATGGTTGGCTGCAAGTCCCCTGTGGAAGCCATTCGAGAGATCAGGCAACGGAAGGATACTTGGAAGCCTACTGCATAA